A portion of the Microcoleus sp. FACHB-831 genome contains these proteins:
- a CDS encoding aspartate aminotransferase, with translation MTLDWISPAERLQSLPPYVFARLDELKARAREQGLDLIDLGMGNPDGPAPQPVIDAAIAALQNPANHGYPPFEGTANFRRAITSWYRRCYDVDLDPDSEALPLLGSKEGLTHLALAYLNPGDLVLVPSPAYPVHFRGPIIAGAKLHNLILKPENDWLIDISAIPEDVARTAKILYFNYPSNPTGATAPREFFEEIVAFARKYEILLVHDLCYAELAFDGYQPTSLLEIPGAKDIGVEFHTMSKTYNMAGWRVGFVVGNRHIIQGLRTLKTNLDYGIFAVLQTAAETALELPDSYVQEVQQRYRRRRDFMIDGLAALGWNIPKTKATMYLWVPCPPGMGSTDFALNVLQQTGVVLTPGNAFGPGGEGYVRISLIAECDRLGEALQRFKQAGIRYQTEALVSASD, from the coding sequence ATGACTTTAGATTGGATTAGCCCAGCGGAACGCTTACAATCACTGCCGCCCTACGTGTTTGCCCGCTTGGATGAACTAAAAGCCAGGGCACGCGAACAGGGTTTGGACTTGATAGACTTGGGAATGGGCAATCCGGATGGCCCAGCGCCCCAGCCAGTAATAGATGCTGCGATCGCTGCCCTGCAAAATCCCGCAAATCACGGCTATCCACCTTTTGAAGGTACGGCCAACTTCCGTCGCGCCATCACTAGCTGGTATCGTCGCTGCTACGATGTTGACTTAGATCCGGATAGCGAAGCTTTACCCCTGCTGGGTTCTAAAGAAGGTCTAACCCACCTCGCCTTGGCTTATCTCAATCCAGGTGATTTGGTTTTAGTCCCCAGTCCAGCTTACCCAGTGCATTTTCGCGGGCCGATAATTGCTGGTGCTAAACTCCACAACCTCATCCTCAAACCAGAAAACGACTGGTTGATAGATATCAGCGCTATTCCCGAGGATGTTGCCAGAACTGCGAAAATTCTCTATTTCAACTATCCCAGCAACCCCACTGGCGCAACTGCACCCCGCGAATTTTTTGAAGAAATTGTCGCTTTTGCCCGCAAGTACGAAATTTTACTCGTCCACGACCTTTGTTATGCTGAATTAGCCTTTGATGGTTATCAGCCGACCAGCTTGTTAGAAATTCCTGGCGCGAAGGACATTGGAGTTGAGTTTCATACCATGTCCAAAACCTACAATATGGCAGGCTGGCGCGTGGGATTTGTTGTTGGCAATCGCCACATTATTCAAGGGTTGCGGACTTTAAAAACTAATCTGGATTACGGCATTTTTGCTGTCTTGCAAACTGCGGCTGAAACTGCGTTGGAACTGCCAGATAGTTACGTTCAGGAAGTGCAGCAACGCTACCGCCGCCGCCGCGATTTTATGATTGACGGATTGGCTGCGTTGGGGTGGAATATTCCCAAAACAAAAGCCACTATGTATCTGTGGGTTCCGTGTCCTCCTGGTATGGGTTCGACGGATTTTGCCCTAAATGTATTGCAGCAAACTGGGGTAGTGTTGACGCCTGGTAATGCTTTTGGCCCTGGCGGGGAGGGTTACGTGCGGATAAGCTTGATTGCAGAGTGCGATCGCTTGGGTGAAGCTTTGCAGCGTTTCAAACAAGCAGGTATTCGCTATCAAACTGAGGCGCTGGTTTCTGCTTCCGATTAA
- a CDS encoding alpha/beta fold hydrolase — protein sequence MSLRGHVYSSGFKLQYIVEGHGVPTIVIGSSLYYSRTFSTNLRNSLKLAFVDHRGFSPPYDCKDTSLFQIDLLVDDIELVRKELGFDKIVLIGHSGHAFMALEYAKKYPTNVSHLVMMCVGPNLSPEGHAAAQRYLNESVCPERKAVLAENLATLPQEISAAPEKAFITYCLLMGPKSWFDYNYDATKLWEGIEVNMAMFDYVWGEVFRDIDITENLDKLLSPVFLALGRYDYLQPPPHMWEAVRDKFSNLTIRIFEKSGHAPHFEEPELFDKELIEWLFNSYPFLL from the coding sequence ATGTCTTTAAGAGGTCACGTCTATTCAAGCGGTTTTAAGCTCCAGTATATTGTTGAGGGTCACGGTGTTCCTACCATTGTGATTGGAAGTTCGCTGTATTACTCAAGAACGTTTTCTACCAATCTCCGTAACAGTCTAAAGTTGGCCTTTGTCGATCATCGAGGTTTCTCGCCTCCTTACGATTGTAAAGATACCTCTTTGTTCCAGATAGACTTACTGGTTGATGATATTGAACTCGTTAGGAAAGAGCTAGGATTCGATAAAATTGTTCTGATTGGTCATTCAGGCCATGCATTTATGGCGCTGGAGTATGCCAAGAAATATCCTACCAATGTGTCTCATTTGGTAATGATGTGTGTAGGGCCGAATTTGTCGCCCGAAGGTCATGCTGCTGCCCAACGATATCTGAATGAATCTGTTTGTCCTGAGCGTAAAGCAGTTCTTGCTGAAAACCTAGCTACGTTGCCTCAAGAAATATCCGCCGCACCTGAAAAAGCTTTTATTACCTATTGCCTTCTCATGGGGCCAAAAAGTTGGTTTGACTACAACTATGACGCAACCAAACTTTGGGAAGGTATAGAAGTAAATATGGCTATGTTTGATTATGTCTGGGGCGAGGTTTTTCGGGATATCGATATTACTGAGAACTTAGATAAGTTACTTTCCCCTGTGTTTCTTGCTCTTGGGCGCTATGATTACCTCCAACCACCACCGCATATGTGGGAAGCAGTAAGAGATAAGTTCAGTAATCTTACTATCCGCATATTTGAAAAAAGCGGTCATGCGCCTCACTTTGAAGAACCAGAGCTATTCGATAAAGAGTTAATTGAGTGGCTTTTTAATAGCTACCCATTCCTACTATAG
- a CDS encoding Ycf51 family protein: protein MFTTADFLNYAKWSGILTLLCGAIAFLGFIFKWGIRFRFVGITGFMGLLTGGLLALSIVPLTHSEIPGAVRYSLVYDTGSTQVVITVPPQITEEQLDATLRQAASNLYSYGRMGQGNNNQLTVRARTVIHPEPGVSKLLYLGEIRASLANRNDDKLAIEIHKELFAQLPKPTA, encoded by the coding sequence ATGTTCACAACAGCAGATTTCCTTAACTACGCCAAGTGGTCGGGTATCCTCACCTTACTATGCGGCGCGATCGCCTTTCTGGGTTTCATCTTTAAATGGGGCATCCGGTTTAGGTTTGTGGGCATCACCGGATTTATGGGCCTCCTCACAGGAGGTTTATTGGCCTTAAGTATAGTGCCCCTAACCCACAGTGAAATTCCCGGTGCAGTACGCTACTCGCTAGTTTACGACACCGGATCTACGCAAGTTGTAATTACTGTGCCGCCGCAAATCACCGAAGAACAATTAGACGCAACTCTGCGTCAAGCCGCTAGTAATTTATATTCCTACGGGCGCATGGGTCAGGGCAACAACAACCAGCTTACCGTTCGGGCACGCACGGTTATCCACCCTGAACCTGGTGTTTCCAAGTTGCTTTACTTAGGGGAGATACGCGCTTCCCTCGCCAACCGCAATGATGACAAACTAGCGATCGAAATTCACAAAGAACTATTCGCGCAACTGCCAAAACCAACCGCTTGA
- a CDS encoding HNH endonuclease, whose translation MSAWKEIRQQALQRDNRTCQVCGKPNSAQVHHVTPRSKGGKDELSNLITLCGKCHMVISPVPEWLLTKLWEIQPDEISGERERILHRIDELMININMHY comes from the coding sequence ATGTCAGCCTGGAAAGAGATAAGACAGCAAGCATTGCAAAGAGACAACCGCACTTGTCAAGTTTGCGGTAAACCAAACAGCGCCCAAGTTCATCACGTCACGCCTAGAAGCAAGGGTGGAAAAGATGAATTGTCCAATTTAATAACGCTGTGCGGTAAGTGTCACATGGTTATTAGTCCCGTTCCTGAATGGTTGCTGACAAAGCTTTGGGAAATTCAACCGGATGAAATTAGCGGTGAAAGAGAAAGAATATTGCATCGCATCGACGAACTTATGATAAATATAAATATGCATTATTGA
- a CDS encoding tetratricopeptide repeat protein, which yields MKLTSLTTYLPVVIAIALFAPAKQTQAQTIVKTQKVTTTQQVVTPKPETVIATPATTRQGTPTNGVEYAYDRHMRLGYAASQRKNYPEALSYFTLALQERPNDRYATIAYWNVTDYMKPDEAKVRLNKKASNYERFMQVGYAATEKKDYQTALINFQRALKQRPGDPYASQAMRNVQTYTTRGTGIAKR from the coding sequence ATGAAGCTAACATCTTTAACAACATATCTACCAGTCGTTATCGCGATCGCTTTGTTTGCTCCTGCTAAACAAACGCAAGCCCAAACAATAGTTAAAACGCAAAAAGTTACAACAACACAGCAAGTTGTCACCCCGAAACCTGAAACAGTAATCGCAACACCAGCAACTACGCGACAAGGAACGCCAACAAATGGTGTCGAGTATGCATACGATCGCCATATGCGACTTGGATATGCTGCTAGCCAAAGAAAAAATTATCCCGAAGCTTTGTCTTACTTTACCCTAGCTCTACAGGAACGCCCTAACGATCGCTACGCTACCATTGCTTATTGGAATGTTACCGACTATATGAAGCCTGATGAGGCTAAAGTTAGGCTCAACAAAAAAGCATCTAACTACGAACGATTTATGCAAGTTGGCTACGCAGCAACTGAGAAAAAGGATTATCAAACCGCACTGATTAACTTCCAAAGGGCACTCAAGCAACGTCCCGGCGATCCTTATGCTAGCCAAGCTATGCGTAACGTCCAGACGTATACCACTCGGGGTACTGGGATAGCCAAACGTTAA
- a CDS encoding iron-containing alcohol dehydrogenase family protein — protein MANQSSPELLAQQTNALFSLMVAPGRIMRGVQALSHAGVAIAHLGRRPLVVGGDRTLAATLPKLQPVLEQQGLQLEQTSYGANCSESSLASLRQAVTTHQADLIIGVGGGKALDAAKLLAHQCGLPIVTIPTSAATCAAWTALSNIYSDEGAFLYDVSLDRCPDLLILDYELIETAGQRTLVAGIGDALAKWYEASVSSGHSDQTLIIAAVQQARVLRDILFQKTPTAIAETGGEFWREVVDATVLLAGVIGGLGGAQCRTVAAHAVHNGLTHIPASHHALHGEKVAYGILVQLRLEEMLLGNQLAASARQQLLKFYTEIGLPASLGDLGLGNITLAELQQAAEIACAPNSDIHRLPFKVVPDQLMAAMVSTKTPVEAGRQNLVSSS, from the coding sequence ATGGCTAATCAATCCTCACCAGAATTGCTCGCACAACAGACTAATGCGTTGTTTTCTCTGATGGTTGCTCCAGGGAGAATAATGCGGGGCGTCCAGGCATTATCTCATGCGGGAGTGGCGATCGCGCACCTTGGTCGTCGTCCTTTAGTTGTCGGCGGCGATCGCACTCTTGCCGCTACTTTACCCAAATTGCAGCCAGTTCTAGAACAGCAAGGTCTGCAACTTGAACAAACTTCCTATGGCGCAAATTGCAGCGAATCAAGTCTCGCATCCCTCCGCCAAGCAGTAACAACTCATCAAGCTGACTTGATTATCGGTGTCGGCGGCGGTAAAGCGTTAGATGCTGCAAAATTACTTGCCCACCAGTGCGGGTTGCCCATCGTCACAATTCCCACATCAGCCGCAACGTGCGCTGCGTGGACAGCCCTCTCTAATATCTATTCTGACGAAGGCGCATTTCTCTACGATGTTAGCCTCGATCGTTGCCCAGATTTGCTGATATTAGACTACGAATTAATTGAAACGGCTGGACAACGCACCTTAGTTGCTGGAATTGGCGACGCCTTAGCCAAGTGGTACGAAGCATCTGTAAGCAGCGGTCACTCAGATCAAACATTAATTATTGCCGCAGTACAACAGGCTAGAGTGCTAAGGGATATTTTGTTTCAAAAAACTCCTACAGCGATCGCCGAAACTGGGGGAGAATTTTGGCGAGAAGTTGTTGACGCAACCGTTCTACTTGCTGGCGTCATCGGTGGATTGGGAGGCGCACAGTGTCGCACCGTAGCAGCCCACGCCGTACACAATGGTCTGACTCACATTCCGGCTAGCCATCATGCATTACACGGAGAAAAAGTTGCCTATGGTATCCTAGTGCAACTGCGTTTAGAAGAAATGCTGTTGGGCAATCAACTCGCAGCATCTGCACGGCAACAGTTGTTGAAGTTCTACACCGAGATTGGTTTACCTGCGAGTTTAGGCGATTTGGGGTTGGGCAATATTACCCTAGCAGAGTTACAGCAAGCAGCTGAAATTGCTTGTGCCCCCAATTCGGATATTCACAGGCTACCGTTTAAAGTTGTGCCAGATCAGCTTATGGCGGCAATGGTTTCCACCAAAACGCCAGTAGAAGCGGGGCGACAGAATCTCGTTAGTAGTTCATAG
- the hisH gene encoding imidazole glycerol phosphate synthase subunit HisH, with protein MSVIAVIDYDLGNLHSVCKGLEKAGATPKITDSPKEIEQADGVVLPGVGSFDPAVQQLRSRGLAEPIHRAIDSGKPFLGICLGLQILFDSSEEGKEPGLGIVPGVVRRFYPETGLTIPHMGWNQLEFAQPDAPLWQNLSNQSWAYFVHSYYVDPVDPKVRAATVTHGSQTVTAAIAHRNLMAVQFHPEKSSTAGLQILSNFVSLVKTPALA; from the coding sequence ATGTCAGTCATTGCAGTCATAGACTACGATTTGGGGAATCTGCACTCGGTTTGCAAAGGATTGGAGAAAGCTGGTGCAACCCCCAAAATTACCGATTCTCCAAAGGAAATAGAACAAGCGGATGGTGTTGTGTTACCGGGAGTTGGTTCATTTGACCCAGCCGTGCAACAATTGCGATCGCGCGGGCTAGCCGAACCGATTCATAGGGCTATTGACAGCGGGAAACCCTTCTTAGGTATCTGTCTGGGATTGCAAATTTTGTTCGATTCTAGTGAAGAAGGTAAAGAACCCGGATTGGGAATTGTCCCCGGTGTAGTGCGACGATTTTACCCAGAAACAGGATTAACGATTCCTCACATGGGCTGGAATCAACTCGAATTCGCCCAACCAGATGCCCCGTTGTGGCAAAATCTATCCAACCAGTCTTGGGCTTATTTCGTCCATTCCTACTATGTTGACCCTGTTGACCCCAAAGTACGGGCGGCGACAGTGACGCACGGTAGTCAAACTGTAACAGCAGCGATCGCGCATCGCAACCTGATGGCCGTCCAGTTCCACCCCGAAAAATCTTCCACCGCCGGACTGCAAATTCTCTCCAACTTTGTCTCTCTAGTGAAGACTCCAGCACTAGCCTAG
- a CDS encoding peptidase C15 — protein MKRKILLTSFQTWMPHQKSNSSDDLLMEIAKLDLSHELIYLRQLPVDVQLASSSAIAKIDEVQPDAIICCGMAESRTTLTVESNASCGQEVIKTSLDLGQLVGGLTGTGISHDAGKFVCEGLYYQVLKYLREQQKNCPCIFVHVPIMTQDNLAEIVADFLLIIQHMVTRQESYSSSHSE, from the coding sequence ATGAAAAGAAAAATACTGCTAACTTCCTTTCAGACCTGGATGCCGCATCAGAAGTCTAACTCATCTGATGATTTATTGATGGAAATCGCCAAGCTTGATTTATCGCACGAACTAATATATTTAAGGCAACTGCCCGTAGATGTTCAGCTTGCAAGCAGTAGCGCGATCGCAAAAATTGACGAAGTGCAACCGGATGCGATTATCTGCTGCGGTATGGCAGAAAGTCGAACAACATTAACAGTGGAATCTAATGCAAGCTGCGGTCAAGAAGTAATTAAAACCTCTTTAGATCTTGGTCAATTAGTAGGGGGGCTAACTGGGACTGGTATTAGCCACGATGCGGGTAAATTTGTTTGCGAAGGTCTGTATTACCAAGTTTTGAAATACTTGAGAGAACAGCAGAAAAATTGCCCCTGTATCTTTGTCCACGTTCCAATTATGACCCAGGATAATTTGGCGGAAATTGTCGCAGATTTTTTATTAATAATTCAGCACATGGTAACGAGGCAAGAATCTTATAGCAGTTCTCATTCTGAGTAA
- the sufU gene encoding Fe-S cluster assembly sulfur transfer protein SufU translates to MTLGNLRDLYQQVILEHYKKPKHKGKTAVVHRQQRGHNPSCGDTIELTLQLNEAGDRIEDAKFEGEGCAIAMASADLMAGALRGKSVDEALEMVQRFQNMMKGEAEFPKEQRKLNVMQGVSQFPVRIKCANLTWHTLKAALESANVETANGFVSNEKEDA, encoded by the coding sequence ATGACTCTGGGCAATCTGCGCGATCTCTACCAGCAAGTAATTCTGGAACACTATAAGAAACCAAAGCACAAGGGCAAAACCGCTGTTGTGCATCGCCAGCAGAGGGGTCACAATCCTTCGTGCGGCGATACGATTGAGCTAACCCTTCAGCTAAATGAAGCGGGCGATCGCATTGAAGACGCTAAATTTGAAGGAGAAGGCTGCGCGATCGCGATGGCTTCTGCCGATCTCATGGCTGGCGCTTTGCGTGGGAAGAGTGTAGACGAAGCGCTGGAAATGGTGCAACGCTTCCAAAACATGATGAAAGGCGAAGCTGAATTCCCCAAAGAACAGCGCAAGCTAAACGTCATGCAAGGCGTCTCCCAGTTTCCAGTGCGGATCAAATGCGCCAACTTGACATGGCATACTCTAAAAGCTGCCCTCGAATCCGCAAATGTCGAGACGGCAAATGGATTTGTTAGCAACGAGAAAGAAGACGCTTAA
- a CDS encoding transposase, which yields MIEAIHNRINLIKRQVYGMANFNNFCKRLLASFSS from the coding sequence GTGATAGAGGCAATTCATAATCGAATTAACCTAATTAAACGGCAAGTTTATGGTATGGCGAATTTTAATAATTTCTGTAAGCGGCTGCTAGCTTCTTTCTCTAGTTAG
- the rsmD gene encoding 16S rRNA (guanine(966)-N(2))-methyltransferase RsmD, producing the protein MPIRIYGNRLLKTIPGLDTRPTPAIVREAVFNIWQGTIADCRWLDLCTGSGSMGAEALCRGAALVVGIEQWAKACEIIQQNWEQVAQENQKFEVVRGDVVKRLKSLEGQQFDRIYFDPPYASKLYQPVLEAIAQYNLLSADGEMAVEHSPNKWTIAPIPTLEICREKYYGNTALTFYCQANN; encoded by the coding sequence ATGCCCATAAGAATTTACGGCAATCGCTTGCTAAAAACTATACCCGGTCTAGACACCCGACCGACACCAGCCATCGTGCGCGAAGCCGTTTTCAACATTTGGCAAGGTACGATTGCAGACTGTCGCTGGTTGGATTTGTGTACGGGTAGCGGTTCGATGGGCGCTGAGGCTTTATGTAGGGGTGCAGCCTTGGTAGTGGGAATCGAACAATGGGCGAAAGCTTGCGAGATTATTCAACAAAATTGGGAACAAGTAGCACAGGAAAATCAAAAATTTGAGGTAGTGCGCGGGGATGTGGTGAAACGGTTAAAAAGCTTGGAGGGGCAGCAATTTGACCGCATTTACTTCGATCCTCCCTATGCTAGTAAATTATATCAACCAGTGTTAGAGGCGATCGCTCAATATAACCTACTTAGTGCTGATGGTGAGATGGCAGTAGAACACAGTCCCAACAAGTGGACTATTGCACCCATTCCCACTCTGGAAATCTGCCGCGAGAAATACTATGGCAATACAGCCCTAACATTTTATTGTCAGGCTAACAACTGA